In Sphaeramia orbicularis chromosome 15, fSphaOr1.1, whole genome shotgun sequence, a single genomic region encodes these proteins:
- the ldb1a gene encoding LIM domain-binding protein 1-A isoform X6, which translates to MSVGGCACPGCSSKSFKLYSPKEPPNGGSFPPFHPGAMLDRDVGPTPMYPPSYMEPGMGRPTPYGNQTDYRIYELNKRLQNWTEDCDNLWWDAFTTEFFEDDAMLTITFCLEDGPKRYTIGRTLIPRYFRSIFEGGATELFYVLKHPKESFHSNFVSLDCDQCTMVTQNGKPMFTQVCVEGRLYLEFMFDDMMRIKTWHFSIRQHREVLPRSILAMHDPQMLDQLAKNITRCGLSNSTLNYLRLCVILEPMQELMSRHKTYSLSPRDCLKTCLFQKWQRMVAPPAAEPARQAPNKRRKRKVSGGSTVSSGGGSNNNSNSKKKSPANSFSLSSQVPDLVGTKTCTVPELEDRS; encoded by the exons GCTGTTCGTCAAAGTCATTCAAGCTGTACTCTCCTAAGGAGCCCCCCAACGGCGGCAGCTTTCCCCCCTTCCACCCAGGCGCTATGCTGGACAGAGATGTGGG gcctacacccatgtaCCCTCCGTCATACATGGAGCCTGGAATGGG GAGACCCACACCGTATGGGAACCAGACAGACTACCGGATATATGAGCTGAACAAAAGGCTACAGAACTGGACAGAG GATTGTGACAATCTCTGGTGGGATGCCTTCACCACAGAGTTTTTTGAGGATGATGCCATGCTCACTATCACCTTCTGTCTGGAAGATGGACCTAAACGATACA CAATCGGCAGGACGTTGATTCCACGATATTTCCGAAGTATCTTTGAGGGGGGCGCCAcagagctgttttatgttttgaagCATCCAAAGGAATCCTTCCACAGTAACTTCGTCTCTCTCGACTGTGACCAGTGCACCATGGTGACTCAGAACGGAAAACCCATGTTTACACAG GTTTGTGTGGAGGGTCGGTTGTACCTAGAGTTCATGTTTGATGACATGATGAGGATCAAGACGTGGCATTTCAGCATCAGACAACACAGAGAAGTGCTCCCCAGAAGCATTTTGGCCATGCAT GATCCCCAGATGCTCGATCAGCTGGCTAAAAATATCACCAGATGTGGGCTGTCCAACTCAACACTCAACTACCTCCGT CTTTGTGTGATATTGGAGCCCATGCAAGAGCTGATGTCCAGGCATAAGACCTATAGTTTGAGCCCCAGAGACTGCCTGAAGACATGCCTTTTCCAAAAGTGGCAAAGAATGGTAGCACCTCCAG CAGCTGAGCCAGCCAGACAAGCACCAAACAAGCGGCGGAAAAGGAAGGTGTCCGGCGGAAGCACCGTGAGCTCAGGTGGAGGCAGCaataacaacagcaacagcaaaaaGAAGAGTCCAGCCAACAGTTTTTCTCTGTCCAGCCAGGTACCT GACC
- the ldb1a gene encoding LIM domain-binding protein 1-A isoform X8, with the protein MSVGGCACPGCSSKSFKLYSPKEPPNGGSFPPFHPGAMLDRDVGPTPMYPPSYMEPGMGRPTPYGNQTDYRIYELNKRLQNWTEDCDNLWWDAFTTEFFEDDAMLTITFCLEDGPKRYTIGRTLIPRYFRSIFEGGATELFYVLKHPKESFHSNFVSLDCDQCTMVTQNGKPMFTQVCVEGRLYLEFMFDDMMRIKTWHFSIRQHREVLPRSILAMHDPQMLDQLAKNITRCGLSNSTLNYLRLCVILEPMQELMSRHKTYSLSPRDCLKTCLFQKWQRMVAPPAAEPARQAPNKRRKRKVSGGSTVSSGGGSNNNSNSKKKSPANSFSLSSQDLVGTKTCTVPELEDRS; encoded by the exons GCTGTTCGTCAAAGTCATTCAAGCTGTACTCTCCTAAGGAGCCCCCCAACGGCGGCAGCTTTCCCCCCTTCCACCCAGGCGCTATGCTGGACAGAGATGTGGG gcctacacccatgtaCCCTCCGTCATACATGGAGCCTGGAATGGG GAGACCCACACCGTATGGGAACCAGACAGACTACCGGATATATGAGCTGAACAAAAGGCTACAGAACTGGACAGAG GATTGTGACAATCTCTGGTGGGATGCCTTCACCACAGAGTTTTTTGAGGATGATGCCATGCTCACTATCACCTTCTGTCTGGAAGATGGACCTAAACGATACA CAATCGGCAGGACGTTGATTCCACGATATTTCCGAAGTATCTTTGAGGGGGGCGCCAcagagctgttttatgttttgaagCATCCAAAGGAATCCTTCCACAGTAACTTCGTCTCTCTCGACTGTGACCAGTGCACCATGGTGACTCAGAACGGAAAACCCATGTTTACACAG GTTTGTGTGGAGGGTCGGTTGTACCTAGAGTTCATGTTTGATGACATGATGAGGATCAAGACGTGGCATTTCAGCATCAGACAACACAGAGAAGTGCTCCCCAGAAGCATTTTGGCCATGCAT GATCCCCAGATGCTCGATCAGCTGGCTAAAAATATCACCAGATGTGGGCTGTCCAACTCAACACTCAACTACCTCCGT CTTTGTGTGATATTGGAGCCCATGCAAGAGCTGATGTCCAGGCATAAGACCTATAGTTTGAGCCCCAGAGACTGCCTGAAGACATGCCTTTTCCAAAAGTGGCAAAGAATGGTAGCACCTCCAG CAGCTGAGCCAGCCAGACAAGCACCAAACAAGCGGCGGAAAAGGAAGGTGTCCGGCGGAAGCACCGTGAGCTCAGGTGGAGGCAGCaataacaacagcaacagcaaaaaGAAGAGTCCAGCCAACAGTTTTTCTCTGTCCAGCCAG GACC
- the ldb1a gene encoding LIM domain-binding protein 1-A isoform X2 — MSVGGCACPGCSSKSFKLYSPKEPPNGGSFPPFHPGAMLDRDVGPTPMYPPSYMEPGMGRPTPYGNQTDYRIYELNKRLQNWTEDCDNLWWDAFTTEFFEDDAMLTITFCLEDGPKRYTIGRTLIPRYFRSIFEGGATELFYVLKHPKESFHSNFVSLDCDQCTMVTQNGKPMFTQVCVEGRLYLEFMFDDMMRIKTWHFSIRQHREVLPRSILAMHDPQMLDQLAKNITRCGLSNSTLNYLRLCVILEPMQELMSRHKTYSLSPRDCLKTCLFQKWQRMVAPPAEPARQAPNKRRKRKVSGGSTVSSGGGSNNNSNSKKKSPANSFSLSSQVPDVMMVGEPTLMGGEFGDEDERLITRLENTQYDGVNGLEDEDSFNSSPALGAHSPWNNKPPSSQESKNDNSQSSQ; from the exons GCTGTTCGTCAAAGTCATTCAAGCTGTACTCTCCTAAGGAGCCCCCCAACGGCGGCAGCTTTCCCCCCTTCCACCCAGGCGCTATGCTGGACAGAGATGTGGG gcctacacccatgtaCCCTCCGTCATACATGGAGCCTGGAATGGG GAGACCCACACCGTATGGGAACCAGACAGACTACCGGATATATGAGCTGAACAAAAGGCTACAGAACTGGACAGAG GATTGTGACAATCTCTGGTGGGATGCCTTCACCACAGAGTTTTTTGAGGATGATGCCATGCTCACTATCACCTTCTGTCTGGAAGATGGACCTAAACGATACA CAATCGGCAGGACGTTGATTCCACGATATTTCCGAAGTATCTTTGAGGGGGGCGCCAcagagctgttttatgttttgaagCATCCAAAGGAATCCTTCCACAGTAACTTCGTCTCTCTCGACTGTGACCAGTGCACCATGGTGACTCAGAACGGAAAACCCATGTTTACACAG GTTTGTGTGGAGGGTCGGTTGTACCTAGAGTTCATGTTTGATGACATGATGAGGATCAAGACGTGGCATTTCAGCATCAGACAACACAGAGAAGTGCTCCCCAGAAGCATTTTGGCCATGCAT GATCCCCAGATGCTCGATCAGCTGGCTAAAAATATCACCAGATGTGGGCTGTCCAACTCAACACTCAACTACCTCCGT CTTTGTGTGATATTGGAGCCCATGCAAGAGCTGATGTCCAGGCATAAGACCTATAGTTTGAGCCCCAGAGACTGCCTGAAGACATGCCTTTTCCAAAAGTGGCAAAGAATGGTAGCACCTCCAG CTGAGCCAGCCAGACAAGCACCAAACAAGCGGCGGAAAAGGAAGGTGTCCGGCGGAAGCACCGTGAGCTCAGGTGGAGGCAGCaataacaacagcaacagcaaaaaGAAGAGTCCAGCCAACAGTTTTTCTCTGTCCAGCCAGGTACCT GACGTGATGATGGTGGGAGAGCCCACTCTGATGGGAGGGGAGTTTGGTGACGAGGACGAGCGTCTGATCACGCGGCTGGAGAACACGCAGTACGATGGGGTGAATGGCCTGGAAGACGAGGACAGTTTCAACAGCTCCCCTGCGCTCGGGGCACACTCGCCCTGGAACAACAAGCCCCCTTCCAGTCAGGAGAGCAAGAATGACAACTCTCAGTCATCCCAGTAG
- the ldb1a gene encoding LIM domain-binding protein 1-A isoform X4 — translation MSVGGCACPGCSSKSFKLYSPKEPPNGGSFPPFHPGAMLDRDVGPTPMYPPSYMEPGMGRPTPYGNQTDYRIYELNKRLQNWTEDCDNLWWDAFTTEFFEDDAMLTITFCLEDGPKRYTIGRTLIPRYFRSIFEGGATELFYVLKHPKESFHSNFVSLDCDQCTMVTQNGKPMFTQVCVEGRLYLEFMFDDMMRIKTWHFSIRQHREVLPRSILAMHDPQMLDQLAKNITRCGLSNSTLNYLRLCVILEPMQELMSRHKTYSLSPRDCLKTCLFQKWQRMVAPPAEPARQAPNKRRKRKVSGGSTVSSGGGSNNNSNSKKKSPANSFSLSSQDVMMVGEPTLMGGEFGDEDERLITRLENTQYDGVNGLEDEDSFNSSPALGAHSPWNNKPPSSQESKNDNSQSSQ, via the exons GCTGTTCGTCAAAGTCATTCAAGCTGTACTCTCCTAAGGAGCCCCCCAACGGCGGCAGCTTTCCCCCCTTCCACCCAGGCGCTATGCTGGACAGAGATGTGGG gcctacacccatgtaCCCTCCGTCATACATGGAGCCTGGAATGGG GAGACCCACACCGTATGGGAACCAGACAGACTACCGGATATATGAGCTGAACAAAAGGCTACAGAACTGGACAGAG GATTGTGACAATCTCTGGTGGGATGCCTTCACCACAGAGTTTTTTGAGGATGATGCCATGCTCACTATCACCTTCTGTCTGGAAGATGGACCTAAACGATACA CAATCGGCAGGACGTTGATTCCACGATATTTCCGAAGTATCTTTGAGGGGGGCGCCAcagagctgttttatgttttgaagCATCCAAAGGAATCCTTCCACAGTAACTTCGTCTCTCTCGACTGTGACCAGTGCACCATGGTGACTCAGAACGGAAAACCCATGTTTACACAG GTTTGTGTGGAGGGTCGGTTGTACCTAGAGTTCATGTTTGATGACATGATGAGGATCAAGACGTGGCATTTCAGCATCAGACAACACAGAGAAGTGCTCCCCAGAAGCATTTTGGCCATGCAT GATCCCCAGATGCTCGATCAGCTGGCTAAAAATATCACCAGATGTGGGCTGTCCAACTCAACACTCAACTACCTCCGT CTTTGTGTGATATTGGAGCCCATGCAAGAGCTGATGTCCAGGCATAAGACCTATAGTTTGAGCCCCAGAGACTGCCTGAAGACATGCCTTTTCCAAAAGTGGCAAAGAATGGTAGCACCTCCAG CTGAGCCAGCCAGACAAGCACCAAACAAGCGGCGGAAAAGGAAGGTGTCCGGCGGAAGCACCGTGAGCTCAGGTGGAGGCAGCaataacaacagcaacagcaaaaaGAAGAGTCCAGCCAACAGTTTTTCTCTGTCCAGCCAG GACGTGATGATGGTGGGAGAGCCCACTCTGATGGGAGGGGAGTTTGGTGACGAGGACGAGCGTCTGATCACGCGGCTGGAGAACACGCAGTACGATGGGGTGAATGGCCTGGAAGACGAGGACAGTTTCAACAGCTCCCCTGCGCTCGGGGCACACTCGCCCTGGAACAACAAGCCCCCTTCCAGTCAGGAGAGCAAGAATGACAACTCTCAGTCATCCCAGTAG
- the ldb1a gene encoding LIM domain-binding protein 1-A isoform X3 has product MSVGGCACPGCSSKSFKLYSPKEPPNGGSFPPFHPGAMLDRDVGPTPMYPPSYMEPGMGRPTPYGNQTDYRIYELNKRLQNWTEDCDNLWWDAFTTEFFEDDAMLTITFCLEDGPKRYTIGRTLIPRYFRSIFEGGATELFYVLKHPKESFHSNFVSLDCDQCTMVTQNGKPMFTQVCVEGRLYLEFMFDDMMRIKTWHFSIRQHREVLPRSILAMHDPQMLDQLAKNITRCGLSNSTLNYLRLCVILEPMQELMSRHKTYSLSPRDCLKTCLFQKWQRMVAPPAAEPARQAPNKRRKRKVSGGSTVSSGGGSNNNSNSKKKSPANSFSLSSQDVMMVGEPTLMGGEFGDEDERLITRLENTQYDGVNGLEDEDSFNSSPALGAHSPWNNKPPSSQESKNDNSQSSQ; this is encoded by the exons GCTGTTCGTCAAAGTCATTCAAGCTGTACTCTCCTAAGGAGCCCCCCAACGGCGGCAGCTTTCCCCCCTTCCACCCAGGCGCTATGCTGGACAGAGATGTGGG gcctacacccatgtaCCCTCCGTCATACATGGAGCCTGGAATGGG GAGACCCACACCGTATGGGAACCAGACAGACTACCGGATATATGAGCTGAACAAAAGGCTACAGAACTGGACAGAG GATTGTGACAATCTCTGGTGGGATGCCTTCACCACAGAGTTTTTTGAGGATGATGCCATGCTCACTATCACCTTCTGTCTGGAAGATGGACCTAAACGATACA CAATCGGCAGGACGTTGATTCCACGATATTTCCGAAGTATCTTTGAGGGGGGCGCCAcagagctgttttatgttttgaagCATCCAAAGGAATCCTTCCACAGTAACTTCGTCTCTCTCGACTGTGACCAGTGCACCATGGTGACTCAGAACGGAAAACCCATGTTTACACAG GTTTGTGTGGAGGGTCGGTTGTACCTAGAGTTCATGTTTGATGACATGATGAGGATCAAGACGTGGCATTTCAGCATCAGACAACACAGAGAAGTGCTCCCCAGAAGCATTTTGGCCATGCAT GATCCCCAGATGCTCGATCAGCTGGCTAAAAATATCACCAGATGTGGGCTGTCCAACTCAACACTCAACTACCTCCGT CTTTGTGTGATATTGGAGCCCATGCAAGAGCTGATGTCCAGGCATAAGACCTATAGTTTGAGCCCCAGAGACTGCCTGAAGACATGCCTTTTCCAAAAGTGGCAAAGAATGGTAGCACCTCCAG CAGCTGAGCCAGCCAGACAAGCACCAAACAAGCGGCGGAAAAGGAAGGTGTCCGGCGGAAGCACCGTGAGCTCAGGTGGAGGCAGCaataacaacagcaacagcaaaaaGAAGAGTCCAGCCAACAGTTTTTCTCTGTCCAGCCAG GACGTGATGATGGTGGGAGAGCCCACTCTGATGGGAGGGGAGTTTGGTGACGAGGACGAGCGTCTGATCACGCGGCTGGAGAACACGCAGTACGATGGGGTGAATGGCCTGGAAGACGAGGACAGTTTCAACAGCTCCCCTGCGCTCGGGGCACACTCGCCCTGGAACAACAAGCCCCCTTCCAGTCAGGAGAGCAAGAATGACAACTCTCAGTCATCCCAGTAG
- the ldb1a gene encoding LIM domain-binding protein 1-A isoform X5 has translation MLDRDVGPTPMYPPSYMEPGMGRPTPYGNQTDYRIYELNKRLQNWTEDCDNLWWDAFTTEFFEDDAMLTITFCLEDGPKRYTIGRTLIPRYFRSIFEGGATELFYVLKHPKESFHSNFVSLDCDQCTMVTQNGKPMFTQVCVEGRLYLEFMFDDMMRIKTWHFSIRQHREVLPRSILAMHDPQMLDQLAKNITRCGLSNSTLNYLRLCVILEPMQELMSRHKTYSLSPRDCLKTCLFQKWQRMVAPPAAEPARQAPNKRRKRKVSGGSTVSSGGGSNNNSNSKKKSPANSFSLSSQVPDVMMVGEPTLMGGEFGDEDERLITRLENTQYDGVNGLEDEDSFNSSPALGAHSPWNNKPPSSQESKNDNSQSSQ, from the exons ATGCTGGACAGAGATGTGGG gcctacacccatgtaCCCTCCGTCATACATGGAGCCTGGAATGGG GAGACCCACACCGTATGGGAACCAGACAGACTACCGGATATATGAGCTGAACAAAAGGCTACAGAACTGGACAGAG GATTGTGACAATCTCTGGTGGGATGCCTTCACCACAGAGTTTTTTGAGGATGATGCCATGCTCACTATCACCTTCTGTCTGGAAGATGGACCTAAACGATACA CAATCGGCAGGACGTTGATTCCACGATATTTCCGAAGTATCTTTGAGGGGGGCGCCAcagagctgttttatgttttgaagCATCCAAAGGAATCCTTCCACAGTAACTTCGTCTCTCTCGACTGTGACCAGTGCACCATGGTGACTCAGAACGGAAAACCCATGTTTACACAG GTTTGTGTGGAGGGTCGGTTGTACCTAGAGTTCATGTTTGATGACATGATGAGGATCAAGACGTGGCATTTCAGCATCAGACAACACAGAGAAGTGCTCCCCAGAAGCATTTTGGCCATGCAT GATCCCCAGATGCTCGATCAGCTGGCTAAAAATATCACCAGATGTGGGCTGTCCAACTCAACACTCAACTACCTCCGT CTTTGTGTGATATTGGAGCCCATGCAAGAGCTGATGTCCAGGCATAAGACCTATAGTTTGAGCCCCAGAGACTGCCTGAAGACATGCCTTTTCCAAAAGTGGCAAAGAATGGTAGCACCTCCAG CAGCTGAGCCAGCCAGACAAGCACCAAACAAGCGGCGGAAAAGGAAGGTGTCCGGCGGAAGCACCGTGAGCTCAGGTGGAGGCAGCaataacaacagcaacagcaaaaaGAAGAGTCCAGCCAACAGTTTTTCTCTGTCCAGCCAGGTACCT GACGTGATGATGGTGGGAGAGCCCACTCTGATGGGAGGGGAGTTTGGTGACGAGGACGAGCGTCTGATCACGCGGCTGGAGAACACGCAGTACGATGGGGTGAATGGCCTGGAAGACGAGGACAGTTTCAACAGCTCCCCTGCGCTCGGGGCACACTCGCCCTGGAACAACAAGCCCCCTTCCAGTCAGGAGAGCAAGAATGACAACTCTCAGTCATCCCAGTAG
- the ldb1a gene encoding LIM domain-binding protein 1-A isoform X1 → MSVGGCACPGCSSKSFKLYSPKEPPNGGSFPPFHPGAMLDRDVGPTPMYPPSYMEPGMGRPTPYGNQTDYRIYELNKRLQNWTEDCDNLWWDAFTTEFFEDDAMLTITFCLEDGPKRYTIGRTLIPRYFRSIFEGGATELFYVLKHPKESFHSNFVSLDCDQCTMVTQNGKPMFTQVCVEGRLYLEFMFDDMMRIKTWHFSIRQHREVLPRSILAMHDPQMLDQLAKNITRCGLSNSTLNYLRLCVILEPMQELMSRHKTYSLSPRDCLKTCLFQKWQRMVAPPAAEPARQAPNKRRKRKVSGGSTVSSGGGSNNNSNSKKKSPANSFSLSSQVPDVMMVGEPTLMGGEFGDEDERLITRLENTQYDGVNGLEDEDSFNSSPALGAHSPWNNKPPSSQESKNDNSQSSQ, encoded by the exons GCTGTTCGTCAAAGTCATTCAAGCTGTACTCTCCTAAGGAGCCCCCCAACGGCGGCAGCTTTCCCCCCTTCCACCCAGGCGCTATGCTGGACAGAGATGTGGG gcctacacccatgtaCCCTCCGTCATACATGGAGCCTGGAATGGG GAGACCCACACCGTATGGGAACCAGACAGACTACCGGATATATGAGCTGAACAAAAGGCTACAGAACTGGACAGAG GATTGTGACAATCTCTGGTGGGATGCCTTCACCACAGAGTTTTTTGAGGATGATGCCATGCTCACTATCACCTTCTGTCTGGAAGATGGACCTAAACGATACA CAATCGGCAGGACGTTGATTCCACGATATTTCCGAAGTATCTTTGAGGGGGGCGCCAcagagctgttttatgttttgaagCATCCAAAGGAATCCTTCCACAGTAACTTCGTCTCTCTCGACTGTGACCAGTGCACCATGGTGACTCAGAACGGAAAACCCATGTTTACACAG GTTTGTGTGGAGGGTCGGTTGTACCTAGAGTTCATGTTTGATGACATGATGAGGATCAAGACGTGGCATTTCAGCATCAGACAACACAGAGAAGTGCTCCCCAGAAGCATTTTGGCCATGCAT GATCCCCAGATGCTCGATCAGCTGGCTAAAAATATCACCAGATGTGGGCTGTCCAACTCAACACTCAACTACCTCCGT CTTTGTGTGATATTGGAGCCCATGCAAGAGCTGATGTCCAGGCATAAGACCTATAGTTTGAGCCCCAGAGACTGCCTGAAGACATGCCTTTTCCAAAAGTGGCAAAGAATGGTAGCACCTCCAG CAGCTGAGCCAGCCAGACAAGCACCAAACAAGCGGCGGAAAAGGAAGGTGTCCGGCGGAAGCACCGTGAGCTCAGGTGGAGGCAGCaataacaacagcaacagcaaaaaGAAGAGTCCAGCCAACAGTTTTTCTCTGTCCAGCCAGGTACCT GACGTGATGATGGTGGGAGAGCCCACTCTGATGGGAGGGGAGTTTGGTGACGAGGACGAGCGTCTGATCACGCGGCTGGAGAACACGCAGTACGATGGGGTGAATGGCCTGGAAGACGAGGACAGTTTCAACAGCTCCCCTGCGCTCGGGGCACACTCGCCCTGGAACAACAAGCCCCCTTCCAGTCAGGAGAGCAAGAATGACAACTCTCAGTCATCCCAGTAG
- the ldb1a gene encoding LIM domain-binding protein 1-A isoform X9: MSVGGCACPGCSSKSFKLYSPKEPPNGGSFPPFHPGAMLDRDVGPTPMYPPSYMEPGMGRPTPYGNQTDYRIYELNKRLQNWTEDCDNLWWDAFTTEFFEDDAMLTITFCLEDGPKRYTIGRTLIPRYFRSIFEGGATELFYVLKHPKESFHSNFVSLDCDQCTMVTQNGKPMFTQVCVEGRLYLEFMFDDMMRIKTWHFSIRQHREVLPRSILAMHDPQMLDQLAKNITRCGLSNSTLNYLRLCVILEPMQELMSRHKTYSLSPRDCLKTCLFQKWQRMVAPPAEPARQAPNKRRKRKVSGGSTVSSGGGSNNNSNSKKKSPANSFSLSSQDLVGTKTCTVPELEDRS; encoded by the exons GCTGTTCGTCAAAGTCATTCAAGCTGTACTCTCCTAAGGAGCCCCCCAACGGCGGCAGCTTTCCCCCCTTCCACCCAGGCGCTATGCTGGACAGAGATGTGGG gcctacacccatgtaCCCTCCGTCATACATGGAGCCTGGAATGGG GAGACCCACACCGTATGGGAACCAGACAGACTACCGGATATATGAGCTGAACAAAAGGCTACAGAACTGGACAGAG GATTGTGACAATCTCTGGTGGGATGCCTTCACCACAGAGTTTTTTGAGGATGATGCCATGCTCACTATCACCTTCTGTCTGGAAGATGGACCTAAACGATACA CAATCGGCAGGACGTTGATTCCACGATATTTCCGAAGTATCTTTGAGGGGGGCGCCAcagagctgttttatgttttgaagCATCCAAAGGAATCCTTCCACAGTAACTTCGTCTCTCTCGACTGTGACCAGTGCACCATGGTGACTCAGAACGGAAAACCCATGTTTACACAG GTTTGTGTGGAGGGTCGGTTGTACCTAGAGTTCATGTTTGATGACATGATGAGGATCAAGACGTGGCATTTCAGCATCAGACAACACAGAGAAGTGCTCCCCAGAAGCATTTTGGCCATGCAT GATCCCCAGATGCTCGATCAGCTGGCTAAAAATATCACCAGATGTGGGCTGTCCAACTCAACACTCAACTACCTCCGT CTTTGTGTGATATTGGAGCCCATGCAAGAGCTGATGTCCAGGCATAAGACCTATAGTTTGAGCCCCAGAGACTGCCTGAAGACATGCCTTTTCCAAAAGTGGCAAAGAATGGTAGCACCTCCAG CTGAGCCAGCCAGACAAGCACCAAACAAGCGGCGGAAAAGGAAGGTGTCCGGCGGAAGCACCGTGAGCTCAGGTGGAGGCAGCaataacaacagcaacagcaaaaaGAAGAGTCCAGCCAACAGTTTTTCTCTGTCCAGCCAG GACC
- the ldb1a gene encoding LIM domain-binding protein 1-A isoform X7, giving the protein MSVGGCACPGCSSKSFKLYSPKEPPNGGSFPPFHPGAMLDRDVGPTPMYPPSYMEPGMGRPTPYGNQTDYRIYELNKRLQNWTEDCDNLWWDAFTTEFFEDDAMLTITFCLEDGPKRYTIGRTLIPRYFRSIFEGGATELFYVLKHPKESFHSNFVSLDCDQCTMVTQNGKPMFTQVCVEGRLYLEFMFDDMMRIKTWHFSIRQHREVLPRSILAMHDPQMLDQLAKNITRCGLSNSTLNYLRLCVILEPMQELMSRHKTYSLSPRDCLKTCLFQKWQRMVAPPAEPARQAPNKRRKRKVSGGSTVSSGGGSNNNSNSKKKSPANSFSLSSQVPDLVGTKTCTVPELEDRS; this is encoded by the exons GCTGTTCGTCAAAGTCATTCAAGCTGTACTCTCCTAAGGAGCCCCCCAACGGCGGCAGCTTTCCCCCCTTCCACCCAGGCGCTATGCTGGACAGAGATGTGGG gcctacacccatgtaCCCTCCGTCATACATGGAGCCTGGAATGGG GAGACCCACACCGTATGGGAACCAGACAGACTACCGGATATATGAGCTGAACAAAAGGCTACAGAACTGGACAGAG GATTGTGACAATCTCTGGTGGGATGCCTTCACCACAGAGTTTTTTGAGGATGATGCCATGCTCACTATCACCTTCTGTCTGGAAGATGGACCTAAACGATACA CAATCGGCAGGACGTTGATTCCACGATATTTCCGAAGTATCTTTGAGGGGGGCGCCAcagagctgttttatgttttgaagCATCCAAAGGAATCCTTCCACAGTAACTTCGTCTCTCTCGACTGTGACCAGTGCACCATGGTGACTCAGAACGGAAAACCCATGTTTACACAG GTTTGTGTGGAGGGTCGGTTGTACCTAGAGTTCATGTTTGATGACATGATGAGGATCAAGACGTGGCATTTCAGCATCAGACAACACAGAGAAGTGCTCCCCAGAAGCATTTTGGCCATGCAT GATCCCCAGATGCTCGATCAGCTGGCTAAAAATATCACCAGATGTGGGCTGTCCAACTCAACACTCAACTACCTCCGT CTTTGTGTGATATTGGAGCCCATGCAAGAGCTGATGTCCAGGCATAAGACCTATAGTTTGAGCCCCAGAGACTGCCTGAAGACATGCCTTTTCCAAAAGTGGCAAAGAATGGTAGCACCTCCAG CTGAGCCAGCCAGACAAGCACCAAACAAGCGGCGGAAAAGGAAGGTGTCCGGCGGAAGCACCGTGAGCTCAGGTGGAGGCAGCaataacaacagcaacagcaaaaaGAAGAGTCCAGCCAACAGTTTTTCTCTGTCCAGCCAGGTACCT GACC